In Poecile atricapillus isolate bPoeAtr1 chromosome 16, bPoeAtr1.hap1, whole genome shotgun sequence, the DNA window CTGATCCTGGATTGATATAGAATTTATTTTCGTGTTCAAATGCCTcaaatttgtgtgtgtgtcctgaAATGAGGATGTCCACATCAAACTGCCTCTggagcagtgccaggctggccATGTCACCCCAGGGGATCACCTGATGGCCATGAATCAGCCCAATTTTGAACTGTCCAACAGTCACAACTTTCTGCTCAGGATAATTCAGGttctaaaaattaaagaaaaaaacaaacaaacccagatTAGACAGATTTATATTCAAACCCAACCCTATGCAACACCAAGAAGGGGAGAGGCTCAGGAACTCATTTCACCACTTTTACTTGAATGAACTCCAAAggtaaaaaatgtaaaagataCCCCAAAAAAAACGGACACTACCTCATCAAAGTCACCTCTGACAACATGAACATCCCCAGCCAGGGTCTTGAGGTAGTCATAGGTGTCCTTGGTGCAGAGGTTCCCTGTGCACAGGATGTGTTGGATCTTGCCAGGCACCAGCAGCTTTTTGAACTTGGCCGGGAGGCTGTTGCAGCGATGGGGGATGTGGAGGTCTCCCAGCACCAACACCAACTtcaggggcaggaggggagagagggTGACAGACACGGGTTagggcacagccagcactgcagtGTCCTCTGCAGAGACACCACTTTGAATTTGGACCCAAAAGCTGTTAAAATAAGGATGGAATGGTGATGGAATTTTGCTCTGTTCCATGGGAAATTATTGTCTTTGCCAGACCATGAGCAGAGGGAGCTTTACAAACACAGGTCAGCAGaattatttgtgttttgttgcCAACAGTGCAAAATAACACATTCCTGTTGTACTACCTGATGCATTTTACACAAATTTGGGAGCTACCATAAACTGTCccactgttttttctctctaacACATTTCAAGCACAGACCTGGCTAAACTGCAGCCActtctcttaaaaaaacctcttcaTCCAAGTTTCTCTCaccttgttaaaaaaataaaaacaaaaaatatttttaaaaagcagcaaatcTGCAACATGTGTTAATAGCTGACCAGAAGAGGAAGGGTGTTCAGAACTCACTGTAGAAACCACTGAAAAACTGAATAAGGctaaaaaataacaacaaaatataAGCAGGGCACTGCAGAGAAGCCAATCCAGGTCACTGCACGGTGTTCCTGTTACCACTTCTATACATTTATAGTTTCAGATGCCAGA includes these proteins:
- the VPS29 gene encoding vacuolar protein sorting-associated protein 29 yields the protein MLVLVLGDLHIPHRCNSLPAKFKKLLVPGKIQHILCTGNLCTKDTYDYLKTLAGDVHVVRGDFDENLNYPEQKVVTVGQFKIGLIHGHQVIPWGDMASLALLQRQFDVDILISGHTHKFEAFEHENKFYINPGSATGAYHALENNIIPSFVLMDIQASTVVTYVYQLIGDDVKVERIEYKKS